A DNA window from Hydra vulgaris chromosome 13, alternate assembly HydraT2T_AEP contains the following coding sequences:
- the LOC136089960 gene encoding uncharacterized protein LOC136089960: MVNCWNEDDWIKNIRMSKAAFNYLCKEVSPFMPIQGTNFRKSLPLEMKLAVTLYFLSGSADYRTIANLFGLGKSTVCTIVHRICKHFVDNLMKKYISLPSREETMEIIVSFEKLYGFPQVVGAVDGCHIRIKAPHKNSEDYINRKEYHSIILQGLVDSKYLFRDIFVGWTGKSHDSRVFKNSPLYKECLARTFLPTNLSKIIDNIEIGPLILGDSAYPLKNWLMKPYSDRGNLSIEEAKFNVSLSKCRVVVENGFGRLKGRFQCLLKRLDTTVEHTVNIVTTCCILHNFCTLTKQKYLNEWIEQTEIDLVNPILNHSCIELDNKAEFIRNSIKKHYFTTV; the protein is encoded by the coding sequence ATGGTAAACTGTTGGAACGAAGATGATTGGATAAAAAACATAAGAATGTCTAAAGCAGCCTTTAATTATCTGTGCAAGGAAGTTTCACCTTTTATGCCTATACAAGGCACTAACTTTCGTAAATCTTTGCCTTTAGAAATGAAGTTAGCTGTGacactttactttttaagtgGATCTGCAGATTACCGAACAATAGCCAATTTATTTGGCTTAGGAAAATCAACTGTTTGTACAATAGTTCACagaatttgtaaacattttgttGATAACTTAATGAAGAAATACATTTCCTTACCCTCAAGGGAAGAAACAATGGAGATTATagtaagttttgaaaaattatatggTTTTCCACAAGTAGTTGGAGCAGTTGATGGATGTCACATAAGAATAAAGGCTCCTCATAAAAATTCAGAGGACTATATAAACAGAAAAGAATATCACTCCATTATTTTACAGGGATTGGTAGACAGCAAGTATTTATTTAGAGATATTTTTGTAGGGTGGACTGGCAAATCACACGATTCaagggtttttaaaaattctcccTTATATAAAGAGTGTCTGGCTAGAACCTTTTTACCtacaaacttatctaaaataattgataatattgaaattggTCCTCTTATCCTTGGTGATTCAGCATATCCCCTTAAAAATTGGCTTATGAAACCTTACTCAGATCGTGGAAATCTTAGTATAGAAGAAGCAAAGTTTAACGTTTCTCTTAGTAAATGTCGTGTGGTGGTGGAGAATGGATTTGGAAGATTAAAAGGTCGATTTCAATGTCTTTTAAAGAGATTAGATACAACAGTTGAACACACAGTCAATATTGTTACAACATGTTGTATACTACATAACTTCTGTACTTTGACAaagcaaaagtatttaaatgaaTGGATTGAACAAACAGAAATTGACTTAGTAAACCCTATATTAAACCACAGTTGCATTGAACTTGACAATAAAGCTGAGTTTATTAGAAAttccataaaaaaacattattttacaacTGTTTAg
- the LOC136089961 gene encoding uncharacterized protein LOC136089961, giving the protein MAEEKAVAEEKVKSRKRPRHWDDEETKILISKWSEDNIQEKLKSCTRKGKIWEEILLFLQASGYEDRDKEMCKTRIHTLTSAYRNYIDNKRNTSGTGPSKKPSCFDEIDKVLSDKPTTLPTFLKSSSGMNVIIEKTAEVNNFNNCVNELVNCEHIDIETTPSSSKSEELVKKDNSFYFKKSKKKKSRSEVMFEQLNATVNKFMTSQADIDHKILESILENHKQEESCVILKVRQVEDLYFIEIELSLADLTLEKLTCTIKEEFSVQDNASLLITKLPNVLIRNDKDVKRLKSGTEIEFLIMIKKM; this is encoded by the exons ATGGCGGAGGAAAAAGCTGTTGCTGaagaaaaagttaaatctaGAAAGAGACCTAGACATTGGGATGATGAGgaaacaaaaatactaattagtAAATGGTCAGAAGATAATATCCAAGAAAAGTTGAAGTCATGCACAag aAAAGGAAAAATTTGGGAGGAAATTTTGCTATTCTTGCAAGCTTCTGGATATGAAGACAGAGATAAAGAGATGTGTAAAACAAGAATTCACACATTGACAAGTGCATATCGcaattatattgataataaacgAAATACAAGTGGGACTGGTCCTTCCAAAAAACCATCCTGCTTTGATGAAATTGATAAGGTTCTTAGTGACAAACCAACCACATTaccaacttttttgaaaagttcCTCAGGCAtgaatgttattattgaaaaaactgcagaagtgaataattttaataattgtgtTAATGAGTTAGTAAACTGTGAACATATAGACATTGAAACTACTCCGTCAAGTTCTAAATCTGAAGAGTtggtaaaaaaagataatagtttttactttaaaaaatccaaaaagaaaaaatcaagaagTGAGGTAATGTTTGAACAATTAAATGCCactgttaataaatttatgaccTCTCAGGCTGATattgatcataaaattttagaaagtatTTTAGAAAACCACAAACAAGAAGAATCATGTGTTATATTAAAAGTTCGTCAAGTtgaagatttatattttattgaaatagaaCTTTCATTGGCAGATTTGACACTAGAAAAACTTACTTGCACAATAAAAGAGGAATTTTCAGTTCAAGATAATGCATCTTTATTGATTACCAAGTTACCAAATGTACTTATCCGAAATGATAAGGATGTTAAACGTCTTAAAAGTGGGACTGAGATAGAGtttttaattatgattaaaaaaatgtga
- the LOC136089962 gene encoding uncharacterized protein LOC136089962: MAESFLQHYEEKALLQAQYITPPICVKLFKRYVDNIHSRFINEAESERFLDLLNNQHTNIKYTIEKESDSHTINFLDLSITNNKSGTYLFNIYRKDAITNVQIKPHSCHDPKKIYGVFKGFIQRAFALCSKEHINHELKFLTEMFTENDYNKKILQKIVK; this comes from the coding sequence ATGGCAGAGAGTTTTCTACAACACTATGAAGAAAAAGCGTTACTACAGGCACAATATATTACACCACCAATATGTGTAAAATTATTCAAGAGGTATGTAGATAATATCCATTCCCGTTTTATAAATGAGGCAGAATCGGAACGTTTTCTTGACTTGTTAAATAATCAACACACAAATATCAAATATACGATTGAAAAAGAAAGTGATTCACACACAATAAATTTTCTCGATCTctcaataacaaataacaaatccggaacatatctttttaatatctatCGCAAAGATGCAATAACTAATGTGCAAATAAAGCCGCATTCTTGTCAcgatccaaaaaaaatttatggtgtatttaaaGGTTTTATCCAAAGAGCTTTTGCATTATGCAGTAAAGAACACATAAATcatgaattaaagtttctaaCAGAAATGTTTACagaaaatgattataataaaaaaatacttcaaaaaattgtcaaataa